The genomic region AAGAATTGCCGGCAACATCGCCTACGGCGCAATGCGTTGCGCCAATGAAGCAAAAATAACTGCTGCCGCACATGCCTCCCATGCGATGGAATTTATTCGTCGAATGCCTGAAGGCTTACAAACTCAAATTAACCAGAATGGCAATGAAATCAGCAAAAAACAATTGATTCAGCTCGCCATCGCACGGGCATTTTTAAAAAATTCCCCTCTATTAATTTTAGATGAAGTACTTGCAGCACCAGAACCTGATTCCGCAGAACTGCTCTTCGCTTTAGAAAAATTGATACAAAATCGCACCACGTTGATTTTCAATCAACAGATTCCACACTTAAAAAAGATTGATCGAATTGTAGTTTTGGAAAATGGATGCATCACAGAAAACTTGAAAACCATAGACTATTCTCAGTTAAGGCAAGAAAATCGGATTATCAATCATTAGCATCCATTCTTCAGAAATATTTAATAAACTCAATGCCTCACTTCCCTATGAGTGTATTCTGGCACCCACTTAATCAGTTCATCACGGACTTCCTGATCACTTAGTACGGTCACTTTATCCAACCAAGCCACCAGCTCCGACAACCACTGCTCATCAACCTGACATGCCTGCGCAATACGTAATTTCTGATGAGGTGTCGGAAGCGTACTTTCACTCGTCGCCAGTAATTCCTCGTGTATTTTTTCACCCGGGCGCAATCCCGTAAATTCAATACGAATATCTCCTTCCGCCAAACCGGACAAATGGATCAAATCATTGGCCAGATCAACGATCTTGACAGGATCCCCCATATCCAGCACAAAAATTTCACCGCCACCTTGCGTACCCCCCATCAGTCCGGCCTGTAAAACCAGTTGCGCAGCTTCCGGAATGGACATGAAATAACGTGTCATGTCCGGATGGGTGATGGTAATCGGTCCTCCTTTGGCAATCTGTTCACGGAATTTCGGAATGACACTGCCGGTACTGCCCAACACATTGCCAAACCGCACCATCACAAAACAGGTTTGGCGCGATGGATAGTTCCGGTCAGCATTCACATGCTTTGAAATTGATTGTTGCAAAGCCTGGCAAACCATTTCTGCCAGCCGCTTGCTGGCACCCATGACACTCACAGGATTAACCGCCTTGTCAGTGGAAATCAAAACAAATTTATCTACCGCAAAATTAATCGCCACTTGAGCCAGCACATAAGTGCCCAACACATTATTCAAAATAGCCTGGCATGCATTTTCCTGCTCCATCAGCGGCACATGCTTGTACGCAGCCGCATGAAAAACCACGGTAGGATGAAATTGCGTAAATAATTGTGTCATTCGGGCGTGATCCTTGATATCACCAATTACAAACGACATATTCATCGCTGGATAACGCGCCAAAAATTCTTCCTGAATGGTGTAGAGCGAGAATTCGCTTAACTCAACGAAAATAATACGCTTTGGTTCAAACGAGACGAGCTGGCGGCATAACTCCGAACCAATCGAACCGCCTGCTCCTGTCACCAGGATCACCTTCCCTGTCAGCAAATCGTGCAAACCGTCGTCATCCAGAACCACAGGCGCCCTGCCCAGCAAATCATCCAACTGGATTTCACGAATTTGTGACACCGTCGTCTTACCGCTGATCAAGTCCGCATAGGACGGCACTGTCATTGCTTTCACACCGATTTCCGAACACATTTCCAAAGCCTGACGGTGTATGCGCCGAGAAACGGATGGTATGGCAATAATCACATGCCCGACATTCAGTTTCTGCACCCATTGCGGCAGTTCTTTGATCGTCCCGCGCACACGCACACCTTGCAACCGTGTGCCTAGTTTTCTGGGATCATCATCCAGCATACCTACCACATGCCACTCACGGCTTCCGGTTAAAGCTTTCACCAGATTCACAGCCGTGCTTCCAGCACCTAGAATCAATACCAGCTTCGCTTCATAACTTTCCAGACTGTACAGGCGGCGTTCTTTCCATGCGCGATATATCAAACGGCTGCCACCCATGATCAACAGCAATAACAAAGGCGCCAGCATGATGACCGCACCGGGCACATTTCGCAACAGGCCGAATAACCACAACATCAAGGTTACCGCTACCGAACCCACAGCCACCGCAACAACGATTCTTTTTAAATCCGGCAAACTGGCATAACGCCACAACCCGCGATAAAGCCCGAACCACAAAAAAGCTCCGCCTTGGATCAACACAATCCAGGGCAGCGTCTGTAATAAAAATATGACGGACACCGCCGGGATGTCAAAATTGAAACGGCATAAATAAGCCAGCCACCAAGCTACGGCGACAGCAATAAAATCATGCGTAAAAGCGATAAAAGTACGGATCCCGTATCGGTTGGCAAACATATCTCTTATCCTCGATCGGGAGGAGTCTTTTGACTCCGATCAGAAATAACCATTAATATCAGATATACACATCCCCAAACGGCCACAATCCGGATCTGTAACGCGACATCTTGCGCATTAGCCCATACCGCACTTGCGCCTGTTGCCAGCATCAACCCGTAAGCTACGAGCGCAGTATTCCGATGACCCAAACCGCTTTGCACCATGCGCTGATAATAGTGCTCACGATGCGCCTGCCAGATTCTTTTTCCTTGAAATACTCGCTTCATCAGTGTTACGGTCGCATCCGCGATAAAAGGCGAGAAAATGAGTACCGGCACCCACAGTGACCACAGATGATCAAGCCATCCCAACATGCCTATCACCGCCGCCAGATATCCAAGAGGAATCGATCCCACATCTCCCATAAAAATACGCGCCGGATAAAAATTGTGTATTAAAAAAGCCAATGCCGCCGCAGCCAGGGAAAAATTTACCGCAGCAAAATCATTATTGCCTGCCGCATAGGCAAGCCAACCGTAGGTTCCGAATCCAATTACCGTCATTCCACCCGCCAGACCATCAGAGCCATCCATGAAATTATAGAGATTCGACATCCAGATAACCGCTGCAGCTGTGAAAAGCACAAGCCCCCAGCCATACGTATCCGATAAAAATGCAATGGAGAAACTAGTGGCAACCGCTGTGTGAACCATCAATCGACACCACACCGGAACTCGCCACACATCATCGGCCAATGATATTACCATCAACAACCCTATACCCATCAATACCGAATCAGGTATCGCAACCGAGAAACACAACCAGGATACGATCACCCCGGCAAGCAGACCCAAGCCGCCAATGCGTGAAACAGGTACCAAATGAAGTGAACGTTCATTGGGCTGATCCAGAACCCAATCCGCTCTTATCTTAATCAACCCTGAAATGGAGAAGAATGATAAAAAAAACGATAATAGCGGCACTACCACAGCTATCGATAAAGGAAAATCCAAAACCATAGTGACCGGATCATCCATGCCGGATTACAAAAAATGAACCACTTCCCCATCGTACCCGACAAGAAAGTGGTTTCAAATTAACCTATTGCAACTAACTGAATAAGATCTTAGAACATCGGATGTGCAGCATAGCGCTTATGCGCTGCCGCAGCAGCCGCACCGCGTTCTACTTTCAATCCCATATCGGATAAAACAGTTTCCAGCGCATTCAGACAGAAAATCACGTTATCCACCCGGCAAGATGTACCCATCAATCCAAAACGCCATACTTTTCCGGCGAAATCACCCAATCCGGCGCCAATTTCAAGGCTATATTCAGCCAGCAGGCGGCGACGCACCTCTTTTTCATCCACACCGGCCGGTACAAAAACGGAATTCAATTGCGGCAGACGATAAGGTTCTGCAACCACATAATCCATGCCCAATGTCGCAAAACCGTCTTTTAACGCTTCATAATTATAACGATGACGCGCCCAGGAATGCTCCAGGCCTTCTTCCGCCAGCATCAGCAGAGATTCATGTAATGCATACAATGCATTGGTCGGCGCGGTATGATGATACGTACGCGCAGCCGATCCCCAGTAATTCAGCAACAGGCTGATATCCATGAACCAACTGTGTACTTTGGTCTTGCGATTCTTAACCAAATCGGTCACACGTTCGGAAAAACTCACTGGCGACAAACCGGGAGGGCAGGATAAACACTTCTGACTACCGGAATAGATCGCATCAATTCCCCATTCGTCAACCTTGATCGGCGTTCCACCCAGCGATGTGACCGTATCGACAATGGTCATGCAATCGTGCTTTCGTGCGATCTCGCACAGCGTTTTGGCATCGGATGAAGCGCCGGTTGAGGTTTCAGCATGCACAAACGCGATAATCTTGGTATCGGGATTTTTTTTCAGCGCATCTTCAACTTTCTGTGGATCGACCGGCTCTCCCCATTTGTCATTGACCGTCACGGCAACGCCGCCATGACGCTCGACATTCTCGACCATACGTCCACCAAATACCCCGTTGCTGCAAACGATCACTTTGTCACCCGGCTCGATCATATTGACAAAACACATCTCCATGCCCACCGATCCGGGCCCCGAAACCGGGAAAGTCATGCGATTTTTGGTTTGGAAGGCATAACGCATCAGGCCCTTGATTTCTTCCATCATCTCGGTAAAAACGGGATCCAGGTGCCCCAGAGTCGGGCGCGCCATGGCATTCAACACGCGCGGGTGCGTATCCGAGGGTCCGGGCCCCATCAAAACCCGCTGCGGTGGATAAAAAACTTTAACTTCTTTTTCGGGACGAAAATCTTCGGTATTCATGAACAATCCTAAGTAAATAATAGAGTCTGATTTATTTTTGTAAAATATTAATTTTAACAAGCGAAACGAGAGTTTACTATAAACCAAGGTAGGCTCAATAAATTATCCTTATGGATAAGCTAAGAATTTTTCATAACGATATGAAAGATAGAGCCATTATCCGCAGAATGCATACAACTCCTTTCGGCCTTCCTTAAACACGGTATGCAGAAAACCGTACCCGCGGCCCTTCCGTGAGTAAAACAAAAAAACCAGAAATACCAACTCGGAAAAACAGCCGGTTGTGGATTGAATGATCCCGCTCTTTGTTCATGTGTACAATACAAAATAGTATCTGATACCATTCAATTTGCTCATCCAATTATCCTTCTCAACAAATCGGAAACTCTAGGATCGGTTAAAACTTCTATGCATTTTTCTCCCAAAAAACGGTTGATGTTTTTCTTATATGCACTCTTGTTACCCGCTTGCATGACAGCACCTGCGCGAGAAGAATTGCTCAGTCAGAAAGTGATTTATAATCGCAGTAGCGATAAGAACTATCTGGAAATTGTGAAATGTCTGGAAAGCGATACCGGATTTCACCTGCCGAAATGGCATCGTCATACCTGGCGTGATATCACCACATACTTTATCTATCATGAATCGTTGCAAGTCCACGGATATCCACAACTGCATGATGAAGCGGCAAAAACGTATTACATCACCGAGATTCACGATCCGAAGTATCCCGGGAAAATCAACGAAACGATCACCCATGGCAATGGCAACTGGATCATGATCATCCAAGATGCCAGCAATCAGCAGCACACCCAATCCGAAATAGAAATCCGCAGCAATCAAAACCTGCTCAGTGATTATCCACCGACTGCATATGCCCCGGATTCAAACGCTTCGCTATCCCAGCGCTTATATAAAGTGGAAGAAATTGATCATTGCTTCTAGTTCCAAATGATTTGTTTTCGGTATGTTAACCAACCGGTAACAAAAACCGAAAATTCTCAAGTGAATAAGAAGACAATTTTATGAGTGACTTGCGTTGGGATTCTAATATCCGTTTCTCAAATCTGGATAAGTTGCGCGCATTTGCAGCAATCAGTGTCGTTGTTTACCACGTCATTGAACATACCAGCTGGTCGTCTTTCCCAGTGACAGGGCCCAATTTATGGTGGCGAACCGGATGGCTGGGTGTGGACTTATTTTTTGTGATCAGTGGATTTGTCATTTATTTTAGTGCATTTTCACTCGAAAAATCTTATGGAACCGCATGGAAATCAACCTATGCTTCCCATCGTTTTTTTAGAATAGCACCGCTATATTTCTTCACCTGCATCATTTTTGTTTTCCTAATTCAGCCACAAATTTTATTTACACCCCTATCTAATATTTTCTTTCA from Nitrosomonas ureae harbors:
- a CDS encoding polysaccharide biosynthesis protein gives rise to the protein MFANRYGIRTFIAFTHDFIAVAVAWWLAYLCRFNFDIPAVSVIFLLQTLPWIVLIQGGAFLWFGLYRGLWRYASLPDLKRIVVAVAVGSVAVTLMLWLFGLLRNVPGAVIMLAPLLLLLIMGGSRLIYRAWKERRLYSLESYEAKLVLILGAGSTAVNLVKALTGSREWHVVGMLDDDPRKLGTRLQGVRVRGTIKELPQWVQKLNVGHVIIAIPSVSRRIHRQALEMCSEIGVKAMTVPSYADLISGKTTVSQIREIQLDDLLGRAPVVLDDDGLHDLLTGKVILVTGAGGSIGSELCRQLVSFEPKRIIFVELSEFSLYTIQEEFLARYPAMNMSFVIGDIKDHARMTQLFTQFHPTVVFHAAAYKHVPLMEQENACQAILNNVLGTYVLAQVAINFAVDKFVLISTDKAVNPVSVMGASKRLAEMVCQALQQSISKHVNADRNYPSRQTCFVMVRFGNVLGSTGSVIPKFREQIAKGGPITITHPDMTRYFMSIPEAAQLVLQAGLMGGTQGGGEIFVLDMGDPVKIVDLANDLIHLSGLAEGDIRIEFTGLRPGEKIHEELLATSESTLPTPHQKLRIAQACQVDEQWLSELVAWLDKVTVLSDQEVRDELIKWVPEYTHREVRH
- a CDS encoding pyridoxal-phosphate-dependent aminotransferase family protein produces the protein MNTEDFRPEKEVKVFYPPQRVLMGPGPSDTHPRVLNAMARPTLGHLDPVFTEMMEEIKGLMRYAFQTKNRMTFPVSGPGSVGMEMCFVNMIEPGDKVIVCSNGVFGGRMVENVERHGGVAVTVNDKWGEPVDPQKVEDALKKNPDTKIIAFVHAETSTGASSDAKTLCEIARKHDCMTIVDTVTSLGGTPIKVDEWGIDAIYSGSQKCLSCPPGLSPVSFSERVTDLVKNRKTKVHSWFMDISLLLNYWGSAARTYHHTAPTNALYALHESLLMLAEEGLEHSWARHRYNYEALKDGFATLGMDYVVAEPYRLPQLNSVFVPAGVDEKEVRRRLLAEYSLEIGAGLGDFAGKVWRFGLMGTSCRVDNVIFCLNALETVLSDMGLKVERGAAAAAAHKRYAAHPMF
- a CDS encoding MraY family glycosyltransferase, with translation MDDPVTMVLDFPLSIAVVVPLLSFFLSFFSISGLIKIRADWVLDQPNERSLHLVPVSRIGGLGLLAGVIVSWLCFSVAIPDSVLMGIGLLMVISLADDVWRVPVWCRLMVHTAVATSFSIAFLSDTYGWGLVLFTAAAVIWMSNLYNFMDGSDGLAGGMTVIGFGTYGWLAYAAGNNDFAAVNFSLAAAALAFLIHNFYPARIFMGDVGSIPLGYLAAVIGMLGWLDHLWSLWVPVLIFSPFIADATVTLMKRVFQGKRIWQAHREHYYQRMVQSGLGHRNTALVAYGLMLATGASAVWANAQDVALQIRIVAVWGCVYLILMVISDRSQKTPPDRG